The Spirosoma radiotolerans genome has a window encoding:
- a CDS encoding sodium/sugar symporter, with the protein MNHLATADYIVFFIYFIIVVGYGYWVYRRKRQAQMNTTDFFLAEGSLTWWAIGASLIASNISAEHFIGMAGSGFAMGLAISSYEWFAAATLIIVAVFFIPIYLRNHIYTMPQFLAQRYSDTVSTILAVFWLVVYVLVNLTSILYLGAIAIESLVGISFTTCTIGLALFAIFITLGGMKVIGYTDVIQVVVLIFGGLVVTYLALQLVAQETGTAGVWNGLLAIHKQADSHFHMFFPKGHPHYEVLPGMALVTGGMWINNLSYWGCNQYIVQRALGADLKTARSGILFAAFLKLLIPVIVVIPGIAAFVLYQNGPFRAAMTDAAGVVKPDHAYPVLMNLLPIGMKGLAFAALTAAVVASLAGKCNSISTIFTLDLYKKYIDKSASEQKLVNVGRWAIIGSFGVAILLAPMLRSLDQVYQYIQEYTNFITPGVFAIFLLGFFWKRATNRAAMTVAILTIPFSTLLKFWPEVMGLLNVQVDSIPFLHRTTLVFCIDMVLMVIVSLTDPAGYATGKSIEVDQRLFRVTPSFVAGSVGIFAILAVLYTMFW; encoded by the coding sequence ATGAATCACCTCGCTACGGCCGACTACATCGTTTTCTTTATTTACTTTATCATTGTCGTTGGCTACGGTTACTGGGTGTACCGGCGGAAACGCCAGGCCCAGATGAACACAACCGACTTTTTTCTGGCCGAAGGATCGTTAACCTGGTGGGCCATCGGCGCTTCGTTGATTGCGTCTAATATTTCAGCAGAGCATTTCATCGGTATGGCGGGTTCGGGCTTCGCCATGGGGCTGGCTATATCGTCGTATGAGTGGTTTGCTGCGGCTACGCTGATTATTGTGGCTGTATTTTTCATTCCCATTTACCTTCGAAATCACATTTACACCATGCCGCAGTTTCTGGCGCAGCGGTATAGCGATACGGTTAGTACCATTCTGGCGGTGTTCTGGCTGGTCGTTTATGTGCTGGTTAATCTTACATCTATTCTGTATCTGGGCGCCATCGCCATCGAATCGCTGGTCGGTATATCCTTCACAACCTGCACCATTGGGCTAGCTTTGTTTGCCATTTTCATTACGCTCGGCGGGATGAAAGTAATTGGCTATACCGATGTTATTCAGGTCGTTGTGTTGATTTTTGGCGGGTTGGTCGTTACGTATTTAGCTTTGCAACTCGTTGCACAGGAAACGGGTACGGCGGGTGTCTGGAATGGATTGCTGGCTATTCATAAACAGGCCGACAGCCATTTTCACATGTTTTTTCCGAAAGGGCATCCTCATTATGAAGTATTGCCAGGAATGGCGCTGGTAACGGGCGGCATGTGGATCAATAATCTTTCGTACTGGGGCTGTAATCAGTACATCGTTCAGCGGGCGTTGGGTGCCGACCTGAAGACTGCCCGTTCGGGTATTCTGTTTGCCGCCTTTCTGAAACTATTGATTCCTGTCATCGTGGTTATTCCCGGTATTGCCGCTTTTGTGCTGTACCAGAACGGGCCTTTTCGCGCGGCCATGACCGATGCGGCAGGTGTGGTCAAACCTGACCATGCTTATCCTGTTTTAATGAATCTGTTGCCTATTGGTATGAAAGGGCTTGCCTTTGCCGCGCTCACGGCGGCTGTGGTTGCCTCTTTGGCCGGGAAATGCAACTCCATCTCAACAATTTTTACGCTTGACCTGTACAAAAAATACATTGACAAATCAGCGTCAGAGCAAAAACTGGTGAATGTTGGGCGTTGGGCCATCATCGGATCGTTTGGCGTCGCTATTTTGTTGGCGCCTATGCTTCGTTCGCTCGATCAGGTGTACCAGTATATTCAGGAATACACCAATTTTATCACGCCGGGCGTATTCGCCATTTTTCTGCTTGGCTTCTTCTGGAAGCGGGCCACAAACCGGGCCGCCATGACGGTGGCCATCCTGACAATTCCTTTTTCAACCTTACTTAAGTTCTGGCCTGAGGTGATGGGGCTGCTCAACGTTCAGGTCGACTCTATTCCCTTCCTGCATCGGACAACCCTGGTTTTTTGTATCGATATGGTGCTCATGGTCATTGTGTCGCTCACCGATCCGGCGGGATATGCCACGGGTAAAAGCATCGAGGTAGATCAGCGCCTGTTCCGTGTGACGCCTTCATTTGTGGCTGGTTCGGTTGGGATCTTTGCCATTCTGGCTGTCCTCTACACTATGTTCTGGTAA
- the accC gene encoding acetyl-CoA carboxylase biotin carboxylase subunit has protein sequence MFKKILIANRGEIALRIIRTCREMGIKTVAVYSTADRDSLHVRFADEAVCIGPPISKQSYLSIPSIISAAEVTGADAIHPGYGFLSENAEFSQICADYGIKFIGATAEQINGMGDKATAKATMRAAGVPVIPGSEGLLESVEQGKKLSAGMGYPVIVKATAGGGGRGMRIIRSEDEFEKAWNDARTEAGAAFGNDGLYLEKFVEEPRHIEIQIVGDQYGKVCHLSERDCSIQRRHQKLVEETPSPIVSPELRERMGEAAIKGAQAIGYEGAGTVEFLVDKHGDFYFMEMNTRIQVEHPITEEVTDFDLIKEQIKVAAGAEISGRNYTPKLYAMECRINAEDPANGFRPSPGKITNLHFPGGHGVRIDSHVYSGYTIPPNYDSMIAKLIVSGQSREEVITRMKRALQEFVIEGIKTTIPFHIRLMDDAKFRSGQFTTAFLETFDFSKI, from the coding sequence ATGTTCAAAAAAATCTTAATCGCCAATCGGGGAGAAATTGCCCTGCGCATCATTCGGACATGTCGCGAAATGGGTATCAAGACGGTAGCCGTTTATTCGACCGCCGACCGCGATAGCCTGCATGTGCGTTTCGCCGACGAGGCCGTTTGCATTGGCCCACCCATCAGCAAACAATCGTATTTAAGTATTCCAAGTATTATTTCGGCTGCCGAAGTAACAGGTGCCGATGCTATTCACCCCGGCTACGGATTTCTGTCCGAGAATGCTGAATTCTCGCAAATCTGCGCCGATTACGGCATTAAATTCATTGGTGCCACGGCTGAGCAGATCAACGGAATGGGCGATAAAGCGACGGCTAAAGCAACCATGCGGGCAGCCGGCGTTCCTGTTATTCCGGGTTCAGAGGGCTTACTGGAGTCTGTTGAACAGGGTAAGAAACTATCGGCAGGCATGGGCTATCCGGTGATTGTGAAGGCAACTGCTGGTGGTGGTGGTCGCGGTATGCGCATTATTCGGTCAGAAGATGAGTTTGAAAAAGCCTGGAATGACGCCCGCACCGAAGCTGGCGCTGCCTTTGGTAATGATGGACTTTATCTGGAAAAATTCGTTGAGGAGCCCCGCCATATTGAAATTCAGATTGTAGGGGATCAATACGGCAAAGTTTGCCACCTGTCGGAGCGGGATTGTTCAATTCAGCGTCGGCACCAGAAGCTGGTCGAAGAAACGCCGTCGCCGATTGTTTCGCCCGAATTGCGGGAGCGCATGGGCGAAGCGGCCATTAAAGGCGCTCAGGCAATTGGGTACGAAGGGGCCGGAACGGTTGAATTTCTCGTCGATAAGCACGGAGATTTCTACTTTATGGAAATGAATACCCGGATTCAGGTAGAACACCCAATTACGGAAGAGGTAACGGATTTCGACCTGATCAAAGAACAGATAAAGGTGGCCGCCGGGGCCGAAATTTCGGGCCGGAATTACACGCCTAAACTCTATGCGATGGAGTGCCGGATTAATGCCGAAGATCCGGCAAATGGATTCCGTCCATCACCTGGCAAAATCACGAATCTACATTTTCCTGGTGGGCATGGCGTTCGGATCGATAGCCATGTATATAGTGGATATACTATTCCTCCCAATTATGATTCCATGATTGCCAAATTGATCGTATCGGGTCAGTCGCGGGAAGAGGTTATTACCCGGATGAAGCGGGCGCTTCAGGAGTTTGTAATTGAAGGAATCAAAACGACGATTCCGTTTCATATCAGACTGATGGATGATGCTAAATTCCGCTCGGGTCAGTTTACGACTGCTTTCCTGGAAACGTTTGATTTTAGTAAGATATAG
- the accB gene encoding acetyl-CoA carboxylase biotin carboxyl carrier protein produces the protein MNTKDIQQLIDFISQSGLDEVNIETTDLKISVKRYGAGAPAAAVAPAAAAPVAQAPIAQPQAVAVPAAPVAVPAAAPQADASKYITIKSPMIGTFYRSANPDSPMFVEVGDSVTEGKVVCIIEAMKLFNEIESEVSGRIVKILVENATPVEYDQPLFLVEPI, from the coding sequence ATGAATACAAAAGACATACAGCAACTCATCGACTTCATCTCGCAATCGGGTTTAGACGAAGTCAACATCGAAACGACTGATCTGAAAATCAGCGTTAAGCGCTATGGAGCTGGTGCGCCAGCCGCTGCGGTTGCACCTGCTGCGGCTGCTCCTGTAGCCCAGGCACCCATTGCCCAGCCACAGGCAGTTGCTGTACCAGCAGCGCCGGTCGCGGTACCGGCAGCCGCTCCCCAGGCCGATGCTTCGAAGTATATCACGATCAAATCACCAATGATCGGAACGTTCTATCGCTCGGCTAACCCGGACTCGCCGATGTTCGTTGAAGTAGGCGACAGCGTGACCGAAGGTAAAGTGGTTTGTATCATCGAAGCCATGAAACTGTTCAACGAAATCGAGTCGGAAGTATCGGGCCGTATTGTGAAGATTCTCGTCGAGAATGCGACACCTGTCGAATACGACCAACCGCTGTTTTTGGTAGAACCCATTTAA
- the efp gene encoding elongation factor P, translating into MATTADIRNGLVLNYNNDLFQITEFQHVKPGKGAAFVRTKLKSLTTGRVIDNTFNSGATIYPVRVERRKFQYLYKDEAGYNFMDQESFDQINLDDKLVEGADLMKEGQEVEILINADSDTPLSCELPPFVELEVTYAEPGIKGDTANSPKKRVEVESGAKIMVPLFIESGQKIRVDTRTRDYVERVK; encoded by the coding sequence ATGGCAACGACCGCAGATATCCGCAACGGATTGGTTCTTAATTACAACAACGATCTTTTTCAAATTACTGAATTTCAACATGTAAAGCCGGGGAAAGGCGCGGCTTTTGTACGAACTAAGTTGAAAAGCCTGACAACGGGCCGGGTAATCGATAACACTTTCAACTCAGGCGCAACAATTTACCCCGTGCGGGTTGAGCGTCGGAAGTTCCAATACCTGTACAAAGACGAAGCGGGCTATAACTTTATGGACCAGGAGTCGTTCGATCAGATTAACCTGGATGATAAACTTGTCGAAGGGGCCGATCTGATGAAAGAAGGACAGGAAGTCGAAATCCTGATTAACGCCGATAGCGATACGCCCCTTTCGTGCGAATTGCCGCCCTTCGTTGAACTGGAAGTGACATATGCCGAACCAGGTATTAAGGGTGATACGGCCAACAGCCCTAAAAAACGAGTCGAAGTAGAGTCGGGCGCAAAAATTATGGTTCCGCTCTTTATTGAATCAGGTCAGAAAATCCGGGTCGATACGCGCACCCGTGATTATGTAGAACGAGTGAAATAA
- a CDS encoding beta-ketoacyl-ACP synthase III: MSKAAITGVHGYVPDYVLTNAELERMVDTNDEWITSRTGIKERHILKGEGMGSSHMGAKAVAGLLEKVNTKPEDVDLLICATTTPDFVFPCTANLICDMVGIRNVGSFDIQAACSGFLYAITVGSQFIETGKYKKVVIVGADKMSAITDYTDRTTCVLFGDGAGAVMLEPNTEGLGILDSIIKSDGVGQNHLFQKAGGSRYPPTHETVEKRWHYVYQDGPSVFKFAVKNMADVSAEIMERNQLSGGDVAWLVPHQANKRIIDATAHRMGIQTDKVMMNIHKYGNTTAATIPLCLFDYESQLKKGDNLVLAAFGGGFTWGAAYVKWAY; the protein is encoded by the coding sequence ATGAGTAAAGCTGCCATAACTGGAGTTCATGGTTATGTTCCCGATTACGTGCTCACCAATGCCGAATTGGAGCGCATGGTGGATACGAACGATGAATGGATTACGAGCCGTACGGGTATCAAAGAACGGCATATTTTAAAAGGCGAGGGCATGGGCTCTTCGCACATGGGGGCAAAAGCCGTGGCAGGTTTGCTCGAAAAAGTAAATACTAAGCCTGAAGACGTCGATCTACTGATTTGCGCGACGACTACACCCGATTTTGTTTTTCCCTGTACCGCCAACCTGATTTGCGATATGGTGGGCATTCGTAATGTGGGGAGTTTCGACATCCAGGCGGCTTGTTCCGGTTTTCTGTATGCCATAACGGTGGGTTCGCAATTCATCGAAACGGGTAAGTACAAAAAAGTAGTTATCGTTGGAGCCGATAAGATGTCGGCAATTACGGATTACACCGACCGCACAACCTGTGTTTTATTTGGCGACGGAGCCGGGGCCGTTATGCTTGAACCCAACACCGAAGGACTTGGTATTCTGGATTCTATAATAAAGTCGGATGGCGTAGGGCAAAACCATCTTTTCCAGAAAGCCGGCGGTAGCCGCTACCCACCCACGCATGAAACCGTTGAAAAACGCTGGCATTACGTCTATCAGGACGGTCCATCGGTGTTCAAATTCGCGGTAAAGAATATGGCCGATGTATCGGCTGAGATTATGGAACGAAATCAGCTCTCTGGCGGTGATGTTGCCTGGCTGGTGCCCCATCAGGCAAACAAACGCATTATCGACGCTACGGCGCATCGAATGGGTATTCAGACCGATAAGGTCATGATGAATATCCATAAATATGGTAACACGACGGCTGCTACCATTCCGCTCTGCCTGTTCGACTATGAATCGCAATTGAAAAAAGGTGATAATCTGGTTCTGGCTGCCTTTGGTGGCGGCTTTACATGGGGAGCCGCTTATGTAAAGTGGGCGTACTAA
- the plsX gene encoding phosphate acyltransferase PlsX, with amino-acid sequence MKIAVDAMGGDFAPDAIVEGVLMAAAELPEDVTIVLIGKQTVVQELIQKHTAHPVANIELVNADDVIEMSEHPTKALSQKPNSSIGVGFKLLKDGKVQAFCSAGNTGAMHVGALFSIKAIEGVLRPCIAGFVPQLTGGYAVMLDIGANADCKPEMLAQFGHIGSIYAQSTFNIAKPRVALMNIGSEEQKGSLVAQAAHQLLKDNNRINFVGNMEGGDFFSGLADVIITDGFTGNAMFKLGESFYNVATQRGMRDEFLDKTNYESVGGSPILGVNGNVIIAHGISSPLAIKNMINLAIRQVESDAYTKIAQALS; translated from the coding sequence ATGAAAATTGCAGTGGACGCAATGGGTGGCGATTTTGCTCCCGACGCTATCGTGGAAGGAGTATTGATGGCCGCTGCTGAATTGCCGGAAGATGTTACGATCGTGCTGATTGGCAAGCAGACTGTTGTGCAGGAGTTAATCCAGAAGCACACGGCTCATCCAGTTGCCAATATTGAATTGGTAAATGCCGACGACGTTATTGAAATGAGCGAACACCCCACCAAGGCGCTCTCGCAGAAACCCAATTCCAGTATCGGGGTTGGGTTTAAACTTTTGAAGGATGGTAAGGTTCAGGCGTTTTGTAGTGCAGGGAATACCGGCGCTATGCACGTGGGAGCCTTATTTAGCATAAAGGCGATTGAGGGCGTTTTGCGGCCCTGTATTGCGGGTTTCGTGCCGCAACTTACGGGCGGCTATGCGGTTATGCTCGATATAGGTGCCAATGCCGATTGCAAGCCCGAAATGCTGGCTCAATTCGGCCATATCGGCTCTATTTATGCACAATCGACGTTCAACATTGCTAAACCGCGTGTAGCACTGATGAATATCGGCTCGGAAGAGCAAAAAGGATCATTGGTCGCTCAGGCTGCACACCAACTCCTGAAAGATAATAATCGGATTAACTTTGTGGGTAACATGGAAGGGGGAGACTTCTTCTCCGGCCTAGCCGACGTTATTATAACCGATGGGTTTACCGGCAACGCCATGTTCAAATTGGGCGAGTCATTCTATAATGTGGCCACACAACGAGGCATGCGCGATGAATTTCTGGATAAAACCAACTACGAATCGGTTGGCGGAAGTCCAATTCTGGGGGTCAATGGAAACGTAATTATTGCCCACGGTATTTCATCGCCTTTAGCGATCAAAAATATGATTAATCTGGCCATTCGGCAGGTTGAGTCCGACGCATACACTAAAATTGCACAGGCACTCAGTTAA
- the rpmF gene encoding 50S ribosomal protein L32: MAHPKRRHSSTRRDKRRTHYKATPVALSTDAQTGEVHERHHAHVFEGNLFYKGQMIIENYAKTA, translated from the coding sequence ATGGCACACCCCAAACGACGCCACTCCAGCACCCGGCGCGATAAGCGCAGAACGCACTATAAGGCTACGCCTGTGGCGCTTTCAACCGACGCCCAGACTGGCGAAGTACACGAGCGGCATCACGCCCACGTTTTTGAAGGCAATCTGTTCTATAAAGGGCAAATGATCATTGAGAATTACGCGAAAACAGCCTAA
- a CDS encoding YceD family protein — MNTLRAYDIHIVGLDNKRYEYDFTSDSSFFAALEQDLIKAGNVKTHVVLEKSETMIRLDFHIVGTVEQTCDRSLDEYDEPVDTQQTMLLKFGDHNEELSDEIELIERNTATINVARYIFEFLSLSLPMKRLHPRFRNEEDEDDDQEVKLIYSSGSGAETDDGEANDQPDVDPRWAALRKLSDN, encoded by the coding sequence GTGAATACATTACGCGCATACGACATCCATATCGTTGGTCTTGACAACAAACGCTACGAGTACGATTTTACATCGGACAGTTCGTTTTTTGCCGCCCTTGAGCAGGACTTGATCAAAGCGGGAAACGTTAAGACCCATGTGGTGCTCGAAAAGTCGGAGACGATGATTCGTCTGGACTTTCACATCGTCGGTACAGTTGAGCAAACCTGCGACCGTAGCCTCGATGAATACGATGAACCGGTCGATACGCAACAGACAATGTTGCTGAAATTTGGCGACCACAATGAAGAGTTAAGTGACGAGATCGAACTCATTGAACGGAACACCGCGACGATTAACGTAGCCCGTTACATTTTTGAGTTTCTGAGTTTGTCATTACCGATGAAGCGGCTTCATCCCCGCTTCCGGAACGAGGAAGATGAGGACGACGACCAAGAGGTAAAGCTTATTTACAGCTCGGGGTCGGGTGCCGAAACTGATGACGGTGAAGCAAATGACCAGCCGGACGTTGATCCACGCTGGGCCGCTTTGCGAAAACTAAGTGACAACTAA
- a CDS encoding DMT family transporter: MLLSGLPFLSLAIVVRIVANPLANVFQKQLTQRAANPLFVTATTYGLLVLVCLVFWPQLQFTGLLPEFWYSMLITSLFAMLGNVFLVKAMHLGDLSVLGPINAYKAVVGMLVSIFLLNEIPGWWGLAGLVLIIAGSYMVLNDRRQPEQIFGKASPLRLFQRPEVKLRLAALVFSAIDGAFLKKAIILSTPTIAFFYWCVLGFGFTFIWILFTIRLTWRAQTRLLLVQKRTYLALCLTVGLTQMASNITLANMPVGYALALFQISALVSVLFGYHFFREGGIIRKLIGAGIMVAGAILISTLG, translated from the coding sequence ATGCTTTTATCGGGTCTACCCTTCCTCTCGCTGGCTATCGTGGTTCGTATTGTGGCGAATCCGCTCGCAAACGTCTTCCAGAAACAGCTGACCCAACGGGCGGCCAACCCTTTATTCGTGACAGCGACAACCTATGGACTGCTAGTACTGGTTTGCCTGGTATTCTGGCCGCAACTTCAATTCACTGGTTTATTACCTGAGTTCTGGTACAGTATGCTCATTACCAGCTTGTTTGCTATGCTTGGCAATGTATTTCTGGTAAAGGCCATGCACCTCGGTGATTTATCGGTGCTGGGGCCTATCAACGCCTACAAAGCAGTTGTGGGTATGCTGGTCAGCATTTTTCTGCTAAATGAGATTCCGGGCTGGTGGGGACTGGCTGGTTTGGTATTGATTATAGCAGGCAGCTATATGGTTCTCAACGACAGGCGACAGCCAGAACAGATATTCGGAAAAGCATCCCCCCTTCGCCTGTTTCAGCGGCCAGAGGTCAAACTACGGCTGGCCGCCCTGGTGTTTTCGGCTATTGATGGTGCTTTTCTCAAAAAGGCCATTATTCTTTCGACACCCACCATTGCGTTTTTTTACTGGTGTGTATTGGGTTTCGGATTTACCTTCATCTGGATTTTGTTCACCATTCGTCTTACGTGGCGTGCCCAAACGAGGTTGCTTCTTGTGCAGAAAAGGACATATCTGGCTCTCTGTCTAACAGTTGGACTCACGCAGATGGCCAGCAATATTACCCTCGCCAATATGCCCGTTGGCTACGCGCTAGCCTTATTTCAGATTTCAGCACTGGTCAGTGTACTGTTTGGCTATCACTTTTTCAGGGAAGGTGGAATTATCCGAAAGCTGATCGGAGCGGGTATTATGGTGGCAGGCGCTATACTAATTTCGACGCTGGGTTAA
- a CDS encoding S41 family peptidase: MKIKATLRLVSLFISLSYQISLAQVLTPAQTRTDLSYLKRKLDLLHPGMGYYTPQARMEQLYDSLYNHLNSPTDYLSFYHHISPLVAAIKDGHTNLNHRKNYIGKYTRFLPFYIRLVESQYFISHNVSSDTTLQRGTELLTINGRPVADVHRELMNADHSGSDGDNLTGRRQWSMVQFADYYAAWFGSADSIQITYQLIGDSLVRKTRLRCLTLDSFRARIQRRYGVELDRRPNLSVRTVDTLTHTAVLRVSTFMGTKKKDPFQWGFNRRLKRAFKQIRQENVQNLVIDMQGNGGGIVVNSARLLRYWMQKPFRIMDHEEMKRAARTELVTRWNPFSALNFSLQYRADNSGGFASRSSNRRYRPRHRDSFSGNLYFLVNGASFSATTTVLAKTLDAGLGTYVGEASGSAYWGDFAGHFKTITLPNSRLQVRIPLKKLTHAVETERANGFTVEPDFIVTRSFDDLMNNRDYILDYTLRLIREGIVIRPGVDKQPIRNRALQASR; this comes from the coding sequence ATGAAGATTAAGGCAACACTGCGTCTAGTAAGTTTATTTATTAGCTTAAGTTACCAGATTTCGTTGGCCCAGGTGCTCACACCGGCTCAAACCCGTACTGATTTAAGCTACCTCAAGCGGAAACTCGATTTGCTCCATCCGGGTATGGGTTACTATACGCCCCAGGCCCGGATGGAGCAGTTATACGATTCGTTGTATAACCACCTAAACTCGCCAACCGACTACCTGTCGTTTTATCACCACATCAGCCCATTGGTAGCCGCTATCAAAGATGGACACACCAACCTGAACCACCGTAAAAACTACATTGGTAAGTACACCCGCTTCCTGCCGTTTTACATTCGGCTAGTCGAATCCCAGTATTTCATTAGCCACAACGTATCGTCGGATACTACGCTCCAGCGGGGCACCGAACTACTGACCATCAACGGTCGGCCCGTTGCCGATGTGCATCGCGAACTAATGAACGCAGACCACTCCGGCTCCGATGGCGACAACCTCACCGGTCGCAGGCAGTGGAGTATGGTTCAATTTGCCGACTATTATGCAGCCTGGTTTGGTTCGGCAGATTCCATTCAGATCACGTACCAGCTTATCGGTGATTCCCTCGTTCGGAAAACGCGCTTACGTTGCCTAACACTGGACAGCTTCCGGGCCCGCATACAGCGCCGATACGGTGTTGAGCTGGACAGACGCCCAAACCTGTCGGTGCGCACGGTAGACACGCTTACGCATACCGCCGTGCTACGCGTTTCCACCTTTATGGGCACCAAGAAGAAAGATCCGTTTCAGTGGGGCTTCAATCGGCGGCTAAAGCGGGCATTCAAACAAATACGCCAGGAGAACGTACAAAATCTGGTGATCGATATGCAGGGAAATGGCGGAGGCATTGTGGTCAATTCCGCCCGTTTGCTTCGGTACTGGATGCAGAAACCCTTCCGCATCATGGACCATGAAGAAATGAAACGGGCCGCCCGTACGGAACTCGTTACCCGATGGAATCCGTTTTCGGCGCTTAATTTCAGCCTGCAATATAGGGCCGATAACAGCGGTGGATTTGCCAGCCGTTCGTCCAACCGGCGCTACCGGCCCCGGCATCGGGATTCCTTTTCGGGCAATTTGTATTTTCTGGTCAATGGCGCATCGTTTTCAGCGACTACAACCGTACTGGCCAAAACGCTGGATGCGGGTTTGGGCACGTATGTCGGCGAAGCGAGTGGCAGTGCCTATTGGGGCGACTTTGCCGGGCACTTCAAAACGATAACCCTACCCAACTCCCGGCTTCAGGTGCGCATCCCGCTCAAAAAACTAACGCATGCCGTTGAAACCGAGCGGGCAAATGGCTTTACTGTTGAGCCTGACTTTATTGTTACCCGCAGTTTCGACGACCTAATGAACAACCGGGATTATATACTGGACTATACG